A window of Scomber scombrus chromosome 23, fScoSco1.1, whole genome shotgun sequence contains these coding sequences:
- the rnf175 gene encoding RING finger protein 175, which produces MAGVHPQDDLLKMTHRENWKVQHERLHVKHRGHEAMHAEMVLILIATLVVAQIVLVQWKQRHHRSYNLVTLVQMWVVPLYFTIKLYWWRFLSMWGMFSVITSYVIFRATRKPLSCRTPRMVYKWFLLIYKLSYAVGVLGYLAIMFTMFGFNVFFRIKAEDSMDVGVIMLFYGLYYGVMGRDFAEICSDYMASTIGYYNKGGMPSRSLTNDICAVCGQRILVDVEDEGFIEDTYELSCGHLFHEFCIRGWCIVGKKQTCPYCNEKVDMKRMMNNPWEKTHVLYGQLLDWLRYLVAWQPIIIGIVHGINFSLGLE; this is translated from the exons ATGGCAGGTGTGCACCCTCAG GACGACCTGCTGAAAATGACTCACAGGGAGAACTGGAA GGTGCAGCATGAGCGTCTGCATGTGAAGCACCGCGGGCACGAGGCCATGCACGCTGAGATGGTCCTCATCCTCATAGCCACGCTGGTGGTGGCTCAGATAGTTCTGGTCCAGTGGAAACAGAGGCACCACCGGTCCTATAAT CTGGTGACTCTGGTCCAGATGTGGGTGGTCCCCCTTTACTTCACCATCAAACTGTACTGGTGGAGGTTTCTGTCCATGTGGGGGATGTTCTCCGTCATCACCAGCTACGTCATCTTCAGAGCAACTCGCAAGCCGCTGTCCTGCAGGACGCCGAG gatggTGTACAAGTGGTTCCTGTTGATCTACAAGCTGAGCTATGCGGTGGGTGTTCTGGGCTACCTGGCCATCATGTTCACCATGTTCGGCTTCAACGTTTTCTTCAG GATCAAGGCTGAGGACTCAATGGACGTTGGTGTCATCATGCTGTTTTACGGACTTTACTACGGTGTGATGGGCAGAGACTTTGCTGAAATCTGCTCGGACTACATGGCTTCTACAATCGGg tactACAACAAGGGGGGAATGCCCAGCCGGAGTCTGACCAACGACATCTGTGCGGTCTGCGGTCAGAGGATCCTGGTGGACGTGGAGGATGAAGGATTTATAGAAGACACCTACGAGCTCTCCTGTGGACACCT ATTCCATGAGTTCTGCATCCGCGGCTGGTGCATTGTGGGTAAGAAGCAGACGTGTCCGTACTGCAACGAGAAGGTCGACATGAAGAGGATGATGAACAATCC CTGGGAGAAGACACATGTCCTGTATGGACAGCTGCTTGACTGGCTCAGATacctggttgcctggcaacccaTCATCATCGGTATTGTCCATGGGATTAATTTCTCCCTCGGCCTTGAATAG